From Camelina sativa cultivar DH55 chromosome 20, Cs, whole genome shotgun sequence, the proteins below share one genomic window:
- the LOC104771890 gene encoding eukaryotic translation initiation factor 3 subunit B-like gives MVAAVDIDVRAGQLGINWSEINLDSIQLPPGDDFGIASDDEAVYHEDQSAFDTGFGNIIVVDHLPVVLREKYEKIGGVVKLLLFEQIRKDAEETYKLNPSDADNLTRWGGALLELAQFHSISDAKQMLQGAFLF, from the exons ATGGTTGCGGCCGTTGATATAGATGTCCGGGCGGGTCAGTTAGGGATTAATTGGTCTGAGATTAATCTCGATTCAATCCAACTTCCTCCTGGAGACGATTTTGGGATCGCGAG TGATGATGAAGCAGTATACCACGAGGATCAGTCAGCATTTGATACTGGATTCGGTAACATAATCGTAGTAGATCACCTCCCTGTTGTTCTCAGAGAGAAGTATGAGAAAATTGGAGGTGTTGTCAA GTTGCTATTGTTCGAACAAATTCGTAAAGACGCAGAAGAGACCTACAAGCTTAACCCTTCAGATGCCGAT AACTTAACGAGATGGGGAGGAGCTTTACTGGAGTTAGCTCAGTTTCACAGTATCTCAGATGCAAAGCAAATGCTTCAAggtgcttttcttttttga